From one Macrobrachium nipponense isolate FS-2020 chromosome 37, ASM1510439v2, whole genome shotgun sequence genomic stretch:
- the LOC135209244 gene encoding LOW QUALITY PROTEIN: trichohyalin-like (The sequence of the model RefSeq protein was modified relative to this genomic sequence to represent the inferred CDS: inserted 2 bases in 1 codon) yields MNKEVRVPRDGFGRQLSSTTQDSEKATRRERPTQNDQTNRQSNREPEKLTQNEKTNRQQVREPEKPSPRGSKISQNDKPSLSREPDKVTPKDNKTSQNERLNKNEPQKKEMTKPQADQKQAEKRGAQFGPSKNQKEPEKNATNNKEPPKRDAPSAANQTSRPQDAKTNLSRNVKEKEEPKKKEEPAKGNKEPPPQTKKPMTALEEMKMKQEAIVNRAQARLDKDGRPKEELKSILKPVDQRRFGGQDQARDTRNAKAEPNNRYTNKPTVNEKIVKSANLDVPHLKEESNSRCSSPFVEEQWGTPQEHWIPSTPKPGVKIVTKKQEEESESEEEESEEEESEEEETESEEESEEEETDDDEEEETDESEEEKKPVPKNDKPKAQPAKANDQPEQTQPEGFLEKEPVTESSVAVDVASQQLQSHPPPVTNETSLSDLLETIDIEVAEKPEPLGNSKQPNSDVQIPKQDMSEEVVAKSEEVVAKSEEVVAKSTETPEERKATSVDVKDVANDANEEITKSFQKDDFINNYEATQDSDDNLSERADSSFALKDESNFDSYVKSQDYEADDESFEKPKFTILGEYIGDQEETPDADDIIAQIQAQFPKRGEEGFDKVLEDKVSRPRANRFKDMDEEPNWWEKTNEDDTVHRLKPKMQDDNEGGWWWEQPEEEEEEEVVQQPYKPKMVDDEGWWWEKQEEEEQTTKPKKDPKQMWWEKPSDDTSDKEEEDDGDTWWKTWDTVLEQDFLKQHPEMALIKPVAHSVYMLKEKYYKWKSEQRLEPTRIKLSKLREVKNARLPWLADDFEDPTSDSSKVPWWEQDTRDFNKNNKIPPPPPMPGIPPPPPMPGVPPPPPPPPGVKFNKKPMSESQKAHLENIKKAVRTRPDWNTVLKHIEGGTKLRHVNPGEKSDRSQPILPKSRGKGGNFVYESEKPNAHNELLREIHRGVRLRKAKTDDRSRPDFKALGLRKLRRQLTTEEKKQQPPMEAMPSSSDEEEDIDHMRDDLQATKSQLAEEIKNRKKIERENKLLKIDVEALQAEVKKLKRQIRESGDHKPLLNGEADEIVPKLEKSMSKLRMRDEDALDFSELDNLETEINNLKGQVDFHKKQADEYLDKYEEVTQKLIVSENTAEEWELRGTYYEKKFKALQKEQNIELPDIETVGIQTDPVEIDGAPPSSPTTANDAQPFPILPNKSGSRRSFSSFNRMESFKEEEEGEDAEDEAESEEEEEEEEEEEEEEEEEEEEQQDGEVDEEKAAAKAQQKKEERELKLWTNKLDHLKEKGQNIKNDRNSMREKIKGYFKQMREERQEYLKKKEELEELAKCLKEDEEEDEEEEEEEEEEEQLPVENEGNGWWFDEPTQKPKVLKRRKKKKGNTNADDEEVNDXFSTLDDPVWSESEEEESESDDEEASFQTRLESLKDRTQKHEEATSAKKKDNYMLKTQIERCEDMLAVEKLRHKRLDEELQMLLSEVS; encoded by the exons ATGAACAAAGAGGTCAGGGTTCCCAGAGACGGGTTCGGTCGTCAGCTCAGTAGTACTACTCAGGATTCGGAGAAGGCGACTCGGAGAGAGAGACCGACTCAGAACGATCAGACCAATCGGCAGTCGAATCGAGAACCTGAGAAGTTGACTCAGAATGAGAAGACCAATCGTCAGCAGGTTCGAGAACCGGAAAAGCCGAGTCCAAGAGGTAGCAAGATCAGCCAGAATGATAAACCCAGTCTGAGTCGTGAACCCGACAAAGTGACTCCGAAAGATAATAAGACCAGTCAGAACGAGAGGCTGAATAAGAACGAGCCGCAGAAGAAAGAGATGACGAAACCCCAGGCAGATCAGAAGCAAGCCGAGAAAAGAGGCGCTCAATTCGGCCCCTCCAAGAACCAAAAAGAGCCCGAAAAGAACGCAACCAATAACAAAGAGCCGCCCAAACGCGACGCCCCGAGCGCAGCAAACCAGACCTCGAGACCCCAGGATGCCAAAACCAATCTGAGCAGGAatgtgaaagagaaagaggaaccgaagaagaaagaggaaCCCGCTAAAGGTAACAAGGAACCTCCGCCGCAGACCAAGAAGCCCATGACGGCCCTGGAAGAGATGAAGATGAAACAGGAGGCCATCGTCAACAGGGCTCAGGCACGCCTCGACAAAGATGGCCGACCGAAGGAAGAGTTGAAATCGATACTGAAACCCGTCGATCAGAGAAGATTTGGCGGCCAGGATCAAGCGAGGGATACCAGAAATGCCAAGGCAGAGCCGAACAATCGA taCACAAACAAACCGACGGTTAATGAAAAG ATCGTCAAATCTGCCAACCTAGATGTCCCTCATTTAAAGGAAGAAAGTAATTCACGG tgTTCTTCACCATTCGTAGAAGAGCAGTGGGGTACCCCACAAGAGCACTGG ATACCAAGTACTCCCAAACCCGGAGTGAAAATTGTAACCAAAAAGcaagaggaagaatcagagtcagaggaagaggaatcagaggaagaGGAGTctgaggaagaagaaacagaatctGAGGAAGAATCCGAAGAGGAAGAAACGGATGATGACGAAGAGGAAGAGACGGATGAaagcgaagaagaaaagaagcct GTACCCAAGAATGACAAGCCCAAGGCTCAGCCTGCTAAGGCAAATGATCAG CCTGAGCAAACACAGCCCGAAGGCTTTCTGGAAAAAGAACCAGTTACAGAGTCGTCTGTGGCTGTAGATGTTGCCTCTCAACAACTTCAGTCTCATCCTCCCCCTGTTACAAACGAAACAAGTCTGTCTGATTTGCTGGAAACCATTGACATCGAAGTGGCAGAAAAGCCTGAACCGTTAGGCAATTCAAAACAGCCCAACTCAGACGTCCAGATTCCAAAGCAAGACATGTCCGAGGAAGTCGTCGCCAAGTCAGAGGAAGTTGTCGCCAAGTCAGAGGAAGTTGTCGCCAAGTCAACAGAGACCCCTGAGGAAAGGAAAGCAACCTCTGTTGACGTTAAGGATGTCGCTAATGATGCCAACGAAGAAATAACCAAGTCTTTCCAGAAGGATGATTTCATTAACAACTATGAGGCAACTCAAGACTCGGACGATAATCTTAGTGAGAGGGCAGATAGCAGCTTTGCCCTTAAGGACGAGTCCAACTTTGACTCCTACGTCAAAAGCCAGGATTACGAAGCCGATGATGAGTCGTTTGAAAAGCCCAAATTCACAATTCTTGGCGAATACATAGGCGACCAAGAGGAAACTCCAGATGCTGACGACATCATTGCTCAAATCCAAGCACAGTTTCCCAAAAGAGGTGAAGAGGGCTTCGATAAAGTGTTAGAGGATAAAGTTTCGAGACCTAGGGCTAATAGATTCAAGGACATG GACGAAGAGCCCAATTGGTGGGAGAAGACGAACGAGGATGACACAGTGCATCGACTGAAGCCAAAG ATGCAGGATGACAACGAGGGGGGCTGGTGGTGGGAACagccggaggaggaggaagaggaggaggttgtTCAACAGCCCTATAAACCAAAG ATGGTGGACGACGAAGGTTGGTGGTGGGAGAAACAGGAAGAGGAGGAACAAACGACAAAACcaaag AAAGACCCAAAGCAGATGTGGTGGGAGAAACCGTCTGATGACACATCGGACAAG gaggaggaggatgatggaGACACATGGTGGAAGACGTGGGATACG GTCTTAGAGCAAGATTTTCTTAAGCAACACCCTGAGATGGCCCTGATAAAACCCGTAGCTCACTCAGTTTATATGCTaaaagagaaatattataagTGGAAGTCAGAACAG AGATTGGAGCCGACCCGCATCAAGTTGTCAAAGTTGAGAGAG GTCAAAAACGCCAGACTGCCGTGGTTAGCTGACGACTTTGAAGATCCG ACGTCAGACTCCAGCAAGGTTCCATGGTGGGAACAGGACACGAGAGACTTCAACAAG AACAATAAAATACCACCACCTCCACCCATGCCTGGAATCCCACCACCACCTCCGATGCCAGGGGTCCCGCCACCCCCACCACCTCCTCCAGGAGTGAAGTTCAACAAGAAGCCTATGTCAGAGTCCCAGAAAGCTCacctggaaaatataaaaaaggctgTCAGAACCAGACCTGACTGGAACACTGTTCTGAAGCACATTGAG GGCGGCACGAAACTGAGACACGTTAATCCTGGAGAAAAAAGTGACAGATCTCAACCTATTCTGCCAAAATCTCGAGGCAAAGGAGGAAAT TTCGTCTACGAGTCGGAGAAGCCCAACGCCCACAATGAGCTGCTACGAGAGATCCACAGGGGTGTTAGGCTGAGAAAAGCAAAAACGGATGACAGAAGTAGACCAGATTTCAAAGCACTAG GTCTGCGTAAGTTGCGTCGCCAGCTCACGACAGAAGAGAAGAAGCAGCAACCACCAATGGAAGCGATGCCTTCCTCGTCTGACGAGGAAGAGGACATCGACCACATGAGAGATGACTTGCAGGCAACCAAAAGCCAACTTGCTGAAGAGATCAAGAacaggaagaagattgagagagaaaaCAAGTTACTCAAGATTGATGTCGAAGCCTTGCAGGCAGAAGTCAAGAAACTGAAGAGGCAAATAAGGGAATCAGGAGACCACAAACCCCTCTTGAATGGCGAAGCAGATGAAATTGTGCCTAAATTAGAGAAATCCATGAGCAAGTTGCGCATGCGTGATGAGGACGCCCTCGACTTCTCGGAGTTAGACAATCTGGAAACTGAAATCAACAATTTGAAAGGTCAAGTCGACTTCCATAAGAAGCAAGCAGATGAGTATTTAGACAAATATGAAGAGGTCACGCAGAAACTAATTGTATCTGAAAACACTGCAGAAGAATGGGAACTGCGTGGCACCTATTATGAGAAGAAGTTCAAGGCTCTCCAAAAGGAACAGAACATTGAGCTTCCTGACATTGAAACTGTGGGCATCCAGACAGACCCAGTCGAAATCGATGGGGCACCACCATCTTCACCTACCACTGCTAATGACGCACAACCATTCCCAATTTTACCCAACAAATCAGGAAGCAGGAGAAGTTTCTCATCATTCAACCGAATGGAaagcttcaaggaagaagaagagggggaggaTGCAGAAGACGAAGCAGAgtctgaagaagaggaagaggaggaagaagaagaggaggaggaggaagaagaagaagaggaggagcagcaggatgGTGAAGTGGACGAAGAGAAAGCTGCAGCAAAAGCACAACAGAAGAAAGAGGAACGCGAACTCAAGCTGTGGACAAACAAATTGGACCACCTCAAAGAAAAGGGACAGAACATCAAGAATGACAGGAACAGCATGAGGGAGAAGATCAAAGGTTATTTCAAACAAATGAGAGAGGAACGACAGGAGTACCTCAAGAAAAAGGAGGAACTGGAGGAGCTAGCCAAGTGTCTGAAGGAGGacgaagaggaagacgaagaagaggaagaggaggaggaggaagaggaacaaCTCCCAGTAGAGAATGAAGGGAATGGGTGGTGGTTCGATGAACCCACTCAGAAGCCAAAGGTGCTcaagaggaggaaaaagaagaaaggcaACACTAATGCAGATGACGAAGAGGTGAATGA ATTTTCGACCTTAGATGACCCTGTGTGGAGTGAATCAGAGGAGGAAGAGAGTGAATCAGATGACGAAGAGGCCAGTTTTCAGACCAGGCTCGAGAGCCTCAAGGACAGAACGCAGAAGCATGAGGAGGCCACGAGTGCTAAGAAGAAGGACAACTACATGCTCAAGACCCAGATTGAACGCTGCGAGGACATGCTGGCCGTCGAGAAACTCAGACACAAGAGACTAGACGAAGAACTACAGATGTTGCTATCAGAAGTCTCGTAG